One Arachis duranensis cultivar V14167 unplaced genomic scaffold, aradu.V14167.gnm2.J7QH unplaced_Scaffold_232525, whole genome shotgun sequence DNA segment encodes these proteins:
- the LOC107461929 gene encoding transcription factor bHLH117, giving the protein MFSGMSLQSLLNLNPSLLSFLTDHPPQPQLPNHLTLHPTLEPFNFIPKRPRLTYSSCSSSSSSPPSSLRAKPLPQKSNFARQRRQKLSEKTRCLQKLMPWDKKMDQATLFEQAYSYVKFLQVQVSVLQSMPYHAPPSPSFNNGGGCVFGFGDLERLSRNQLLQVLVNSPVAQTVMSSKGLCVFSVEQLGLLTKLSERRLLLQNMNANMNMVSDSKPFFN; this is encoded by the coding sequence ATGTTTTCAGGAATGAGCCTCCAATCACTCCTAAACCTCAACCCCTCCCTCCTCTCCTTCCTCACCGACCACCCTCCACAACCACAACTACCAAACCACCTTACTCTTCACCCCACTCTTGAACCCTTCAACTTCATCCCAAAACGCCCCCGCCTCACCTACTCTTCGTGTTCATCATCGTCATCGTCTCCGCCGTCCTCCCTCCGAGCAAAACCCCTTCCTCAGAAGAGCAACTTTGCTCGCCAGAGAAGGCAGAAGCTCAGCGAGAAGACTCGCTGCCTCCAGAAGTTGATGCCATGGGACAAGAAGATGGATCAGGCCACACTTTTCGAACAAGCCTACAGCTATGTTAAGTTCTTGCAGGTTCAGGTCTCCGTTCTTCAATCCATGCCCTACCACGCACCACCGTCACCCTCCTTCAACAATGGCGGCGGCTGTGTGTTCGGGTTCGGCGACTTGGAGAGGCTGAGCAGGAACCAGTTGCTGCAGGTGCTGGTGAACTCTCCGGTGGCGCAGACGGTGATGTCGTCGAAGGGTTTGTGCGTCTTCTCAGTGGAGCAGTTAGGGTTGCTGACGAAACTCTCGGAGCGGAGGCTTCTCCTTCAGAATATGAACGCCAACATGAACATGGTGTCTGATTCAAAACCTTTCTTCAACTAA